The following proteins are co-located in the Myxocyprinus asiaticus isolate MX2 ecotype Aquarium Trade chromosome 18, UBuf_Myxa_2, whole genome shotgun sequence genome:
- the LOC127455707 gene encoding signal peptidase complex catalytic subunit SEC11A: MLSLDFLDDVRRMNKRQLYYQVLNFGMIVSSALMIWKGLMVVTGSESPIVVVLSGSMEPAFHRGDLLFLTNRVEDPIRVGEIVVFRIEGREIPIVHRVLKIHEKENGDIKFLTKGDNNAVDDRGLYKQGQHWLEKKDVVGRARGFVPYIGIVTILMNDYPKFKYAVLCLLGLFVLVHRE, translated from the exons ATGTTATCTTTAGACTTCCTCGATGATGTCCGGCGAATGAATAAGCGCCAg CTTTATTATCAGGTGCTGAATTTTGGAATGATTGTATCTTCAGCCTTGATGATTTGGAAAGGCTTGATGGTTGTAACTGGAAGTGAGAGCCCAATCGTGGTTGTTCTCAG tggAAGCATGGAACCTGCATTTCACAGAGGAGACCTCCTCTTCCTCACAAATCGTGTTGAAGACCCAATCAGAGTGGGAGAAATCGTTGTGTTCAGGATTGAGGGAAGAGAAATTCCCATTGTACACAGAGTCCTAAAAATTCATGAGAA AGAAAATGGTGACATCAAGTTCTTAACGAAAGGTGACAATAATGCTGTGGATGACAGGGGCCTTTACAAGCAGGGCCAGCACTGGCTGGAGAAGAAAGATGTGGTCGGCAGAGCAAGAGG GTTTGTGCCTTACATCGGAATTGTCACAATTTTGATGAATGACTACCCCAAATTTAAG TATGCTGTACTGTGCTTGCTTGGACTGTTTGTGTTGGTTCATAGAGAGTGA